The proteins below are encoded in one region of Maribacter aestuarii:
- a CDS encoding OmpH family outer membrane protein translates to MRKLILGLVVLAFVSCQQEKIGYVDNVKLMNEYQEKIDVEAKFKTKADALTKKRDSISQAFQIEAQAFQAKAQKMSQQKAQEEYALFQQKGQFMGQQLQQEDQQLQAEGQKEMDSVVSIVKKEIEAYGKANGYSYILGGGDGGSVLYGKDANDLTSEIVKILNDKYKN, encoded by the coding sequence ATGAGAAAATTAATTCTAGGTTTGGTGGTATTGGCATTTGTCTCCTGCCAACAAGAAAAAATAGGTTACGTGGATAACGTGAAACTAATGAACGAATACCAAGAAAAAATAGATGTTGAAGCTAAATTCAAAACTAAAGCAGATGCGTTGACAAAAAAGAGAGATAGTATTTCTCAGGCATTCCAAATAGAGGCACAAGCTTTTCAAGCAAAAGCTCAAAAAATGTCTCAACAAAAAGCACAGGAAGAATATGCCTTGTTCCAGCAAAAAGGACAGTTTATGGGCCAACAACTACAACAGGAAGATCAGCAACTGCAGGCCGAAGGTCAAAAAGAAATGGATAGTGTTGTAAGTATTGTTAAAAAAGAAATCGAAGCCTACGGTAAAGCTAATGGTTACAGCTATATCCTTGGTGGAGGTGATGGTGGTAGTGTTCTTTATGGTAAGGATGCTAATGACCTTACTTCAGAAATCGTTAAAATTCTAAACGATAAATATAAAAATTAG
- a CDS encoding class I SAM-dependent methyltransferase: MSSYLKTKDYFNTQEEFELLYDSELDMLVTHPQPSELDIYYKSEDYISHSDSRQNLLEKIYHLVKKYNLNRKVRLIDSVNSPGKKLLDIGAGTGDFLLTAKNKNWNIEGVEPNSMARSKAAGKGILLHPSIDDIPKTKFDVITLWHVLEHLPNLDKQLASITSLLNDNGNLIVAVPNFKSYDAKRYKTFWAGFDVPRHLWHFSRTAIPLLFNKYNLDLMSTKPMCFDSYYVSLLSEKYKTGKTKLLSAAYTGFISNIRALSTKEYSSIIYILKKA; encoded by the coding sequence ATGAGCTCATATTTAAAAACTAAAGATTATTTTAATACCCAAGAAGAATTTGAGTTATTATATGATTCTGAGTTGGACATGCTTGTTACACATCCACAACCTTCAGAACTGGACATCTATTATAAAAGTGAAGATTATATATCCCATTCCGATAGTCGCCAAAATCTATTGGAAAAAATCTATCATCTAGTTAAAAAATATAATCTCAATCGGAAAGTTAGGCTGATTGATTCTGTCAACAGTCCCGGGAAAAAATTATTGGACATAGGGGCGGGGACAGGTGATTTTCTTTTAACTGCAAAAAATAAAAATTGGAATATTGAGGGCGTCGAACCAAATTCTATGGCTAGATCTAAGGCTGCCGGCAAAGGAATTTTATTACACCCTAGTATTGACGATATACCCAAAACCAAGTTTGATGTTATTACACTTTGGCACGTTCTAGAACATTTACCCAACCTGGATAAACAGCTAGCTTCAATAACTTCTTTATTAAACGATAATGGAAATCTAATAGTCGCCGTGCCTAATTTTAAGTCCTATGACGCAAAAAGATATAAAACGTTCTGGGCAGGATTTGACGTCCCAAGACATCTCTGGCATTTCTCCAGAACCGCAATTCCCTTGCTCTTTAACAAATACAACTTAGATCTGATGTCTACTAAGCCAATGTGTTTTGATTCTTATTATGTCTCACTGCTTTCAGAAAAATATAAAACCGGAAAAACCAAATTACTTAGTGCTGCCTATACGGGGTTCATCTCAAATATTAGGGCGCTTTCTACAAAAGAGTATTCTTCCATCATCTATATACTTAAAAAAGCATAG
- the mnmG gene encoding tRNA uridine-5-carboxymethylaminomethyl(34) synthesis enzyme MnmG, whose product MFGENYDVIVVGGGHAGAEAAAAAANMGSKTLLVTMNLQTIGQMSCNPAMGGIAKGQIVREIDALGGYSGIVTDKSAIQFKMLNKSKGPAMWSPRAQNDRMRFAEEWRLALERTPNVDFYQEMVSALLVEGDTVVGVRTSLGIDIKGKAVVLTNGTFLNGLIHIGEKQFGGGRAGEKAATGITEQLTALGFESGRMKTGTPPRVDGRSLDYSKMIVQPGDSRPEKFSYTDTPTLTTQRDCYMTHTSAMVHDLLREGFDRSPMFNGRIKSIGPRYCPSIEDKINRFADKDSHQMFIEPEGWDTVEVYVNGFSTSLPEDVQFKALRSVVGFKQVKFFRPGYAIEYDYFPPTQLKHTLETKLVNNLYFAGQINGTTGYEEAASQGLMAGVNAHLKLNEKEPFILKRDEAYIGVLIDDLITKGTEEPYRMFTSRAEYRTLLRQDNADLRLTPMGYEIGLAKENRLLKMEQKLEQSEAFVNFFKSTSVLPNDINPILEKVDSALVNQSDKMFKVFSRPKVTMDHMLQLDAVSSYVNENDLDREVLEQAEVQVKYSGYIAKEKVNADKLHRLEAVKIPPNFDYSKLKSLSYEAREKLTAIQPVTISQASRISGVTPSDISVLLVFLGR is encoded by the coding sequence ATGTTTGGAGAAAATTATGATGTTATAGTAGTAGGAGGCGGGCACGCCGGTGCGGAAGCAGCGGCTGCAGCGGCCAATATGGGTTCCAAAACCTTGTTGGTCACCATGAACCTACAGACAATTGGGCAAATGTCCTGTAATCCTGCCATGGGTGGTATTGCAAAAGGACAAATAGTGCGGGAAATTGATGCCCTCGGTGGTTATAGTGGAATTGTAACGGACAAGTCGGCCATTCAATTTAAAATGCTGAACAAGTCCAAAGGTCCGGCCATGTGGAGCCCCCGTGCTCAAAATGACCGCATGCGTTTTGCAGAAGAATGGCGACTAGCTTTGGAGCGTACCCCTAATGTAGACTTTTATCAGGAAATGGTATCAGCACTATTGGTTGAAGGTGATACCGTAGTAGGTGTGCGAACTTCATTGGGAATCGATATTAAGGGCAAAGCCGTGGTTTTGACCAATGGCACCTTTTTAAATGGGTTGATTCATATAGGTGAAAAACAATTTGGAGGAGGCCGCGCAGGAGAAAAAGCAGCCACAGGAATCACAGAACAATTAACTGCTCTAGGGTTCGAAAGCGGAAGAATGAAAACCGGCACACCTCCCCGAGTTGATGGCCGATCTCTAGACTATTCGAAAATGATTGTGCAACCCGGAGATTCCAGGCCTGAAAAATTTTCTTATACGGATACCCCAACACTTACTACACAACGGGATTGTTACATGACCCATACCAGCGCGATGGTTCACGATTTGCTTCGCGAGGGTTTTGACCGCTCTCCGATGTTTAATGGAAGAATTAAAAGTATAGGCCCCAGATATTGCCCCTCGATCGAGGACAAAATTAATCGGTTTGCGGACAAGGATAGTCACCAAATGTTCATTGAACCAGAAGGGTGGGACACTGTGGAGGTTTATGTTAACGGGTTTTCAACCTCTCTACCCGAGGATGTTCAATTCAAAGCACTACGCTCCGTTGTTGGATTTAAGCAGGTCAAATTTTTCAGGCCGGGATACGCAATAGAGTACGATTATTTTCCACCTACCCAGTTGAAACACACCTTAGAAACTAAATTGGTGAATAATCTTTATTTCGCAGGTCAAATTAATGGTACCACCGGCTATGAGGAAGCTGCATCCCAAGGTTTAATGGCGGGTGTAAATGCACATCTTAAATTAAACGAAAAGGAACCATTTATTTTAAAAAGAGACGAAGCCTATATTGGTGTATTGATTGATGATCTTATTACAAAGGGGACAGAAGAACCCTATCGTATGTTCACATCGAGGGCAGAGTACAGAACATTATTACGCCAAGATAATGCAGATTTACGATTGACGCCAATGGGATATGAAATTGGTTTAGCTAAAGAAAATCGACTTCTCAAGATGGAGCAAAAGCTTGAACAATCCGAGGCCTTTGTTAATTTCTTCAAGTCCACTAGCGTACTTCCGAATGATATAAATCCCATTTTGGAAAAAGTAGATTCTGCTTTGGTGAATCAATCCGATAAAATGTTCAAGGTTTTTTCCCGGCCCAAAGTGACCATGGATCACATGCTTCAATTAGATGCGGTTTCCTCCTATGTAAATGAAAATGACCTAGACAGGGAGGTTTTAGAACAGGCCGAAGTTCAGGTTAAATATTCTGGTTATATAGCTAAGGAAAAGGTGAACGCCGACAAATTGCACCGACTTGAAGCGGTAAAAATTCCTCCCAATTTTGACTACTCTAAACTTAAGTCGCTTTCTTATGAAGCCCGGGAGAAACTGACCGCCATTCAACCGGTAACCATATCACAGGCCTCTAGAATTAGCGGTGTCACTCCTAGCGATATTAGCGTTCTATTGGTTTTCTTGGGAAGGTAG
- the ybeY gene encoding rRNA maturation RNase YbeY — translation MTNFHYETDFQLIEAENHKNWIEKCCKSEGYAIESLNYIFCDDDFLLKINQEYLNHNDYTDIITFDYTQGKLVSGDIYISVERVRENSMHFDVSFENELHRVMVHGLLHLMGYKDKGDEHIELMRQKEEEKIKLFHVEQ, via the coding sequence ATGACTAACTTTCATTATGAGACTGATTTTCAGCTTATAGAAGCTGAAAATCATAAGAATTGGATTGAAAAATGTTGTAAATCAGAAGGTTATGCTATTGAATCGTTGAATTATATCTTCTGTGATGACGATTTCCTATTAAAAATCAATCAGGAATATCTCAATCATAATGATTATACGGATATCATCACTTTTGATTATACTCAAGGGAAACTGGTTTCGGGAGATATTTATATATCGGTAGAACGAGTACGAGAAAACAGTATGCATTTTGATGTATCGTTTGAAAATGAATTGCATCGTGTTATGGTACATGGTCTCCTCCATTTAATGGGATATAAGGATAAGGGTGACGAGCACATCGAATTGATGCGGCAAAAAGAAGAAGAAAAAATAAAGCTGTTCCACGTGGAACAATAG
- a CDS encoding DUF4175 family protein, with the protein MSGYHNILGKLNGFIQKHYTQKLIKGGLLFITLGVLFFLAVMGIEYLLWLNSTGRLILLVVFIATALFLMYTYILTPIFYLLKIKKGISAKDAALMIGKHFPNVGDKLLNLLDLAENNEKTELLLASIEQRSQGLNPIPFTKAIDYGQAFRYSKYVLIPAALIVLVYVSGNWNSFFGSYERVVNYNMAYEPPAPFAFELLSADLNVIESEPFTFQVATKGAVRPENVYVVLDGKEILLQEENGIHQYTLSPPISSSAFNFRANEVTSKSYSLQALKAPAIVDFNIKLTYPPYLKKKAEVLKSTGNATVPEGTNVTWAIVGQDTEEIKLITKDTALAFQKDEDAFTLSKRVFSSLSYQLTTSNANAKDYEKLDYNFEVIKDGYPTVKVTQILDSLNPNVSYYSGEAADDYGLAKIDLVYFAKGEEQSKEIINLSRPNTGFSQFYYTFPSGLELDASKNYEFFFWSPITMVSETAKQ; encoded by the coding sequence TTGAGTGGATACCATAACATATTGGGCAAGCTGAACGGGTTTATCCAAAAACATTACACCCAAAAATTAATAAAGGGCGGTCTGCTATTTATTACTTTGGGTGTACTCTTCTTTTTAGCCGTTATGGGGATAGAATACCTGCTTTGGCTAAACTCCACAGGACGCCTCATATTATTAGTGGTTTTTATTGCAACGGCACTCTTCTTAATGTATACCTACATACTTACCCCAATCTTTTATTTGTTAAAAATAAAAAAAGGCATTTCGGCCAAAGATGCCGCCTTAATGATCGGAAAGCATTTCCCCAATGTGGGTGACAAGCTTTTAAACCTTTTAGATTTAGCAGAAAATAATGAGAAAACGGAGCTTTTACTAGCCAGTATTGAACAGCGTTCCCAAGGATTGAACCCCATTCCTTTTACAAAGGCGATTGATTATGGACAGGCCTTCCGCTACTCAAAATACGTTTTGATTCCAGCTGCTCTTATTGTCTTGGTGTACGTTTCGGGTAACTGGAATTCTTTTTTTGGTTCCTATGAGCGGGTGGTGAACTATAATATGGCATACGAACCACCGGCGCCCTTTGCGTTTGAGCTATTGTCCGCCGATTTGAATGTCATTGAAAGTGAGCCTTTTACATTTCAGGTCGCTACAAAAGGAGCGGTTAGGCCAGAAAATGTATATGTTGTGCTCGATGGAAAAGAAATTCTTTTGCAGGAAGAAAACGGAATACATCAATATACCCTTTCGCCGCCTATCAGCAGTTCGGCTTTCAATTTTCGGGCCAATGAAGTAACCTCTAAAAGCTATTCACTTCAGGCTCTCAAAGCCCCTGCCATTGTTGATTTTAATATCAAACTTACCTATCCACCATATCTAAAAAAGAAAGCCGAGGTTCTGAAAAGCACCGGAAATGCCACCGTTCCGGAAGGTACAAATGTTACATGGGCCATCGTAGGGCAAGATACGGAGGAGATAAAGCTGATAACCAAAGATACCGCTTTGGCCTTTCAAAAGGATGAGGATGCATTTACCCTTTCAAAACGTGTGTTTTCCAGTTTGTCCTATCAACTAACTACTTCAAATGCCAATGCCAAAGATTATGAAAAGTTGGACTATAACTTTGAGGTCATAAAAGATGGTTACCCGACAGTTAAGGTAACACAGATACTAGATTCGCTTAATCCTAATGTTTCCTATTATTCAGGGGAGGCAGCGGATGATTACGGGCTGGCAAAAATAGATTTGGTCTATTTTGCAAAGGGTGAGGAGCAAAGTAAGGAAATAATCAATTTAAGTAGGCCCAACACAGGTTTCAGTCAATTCTACTATACGTTTCCATCAGGTTTAGAGCTTGATGCTTCCAAGAATTACGAATTCTTTTTTTGGTCACCGATAACGATGGTATCCGAAACGGCAAAACAGTAA
- a CDS encoding alkane 1-monooxygenase, protein MSDLKYLAAITLPVSAVISIYFKEYWSFFTPFYAFVFIPILEILLPHDTSNLEGAKRAEKEKSRLFDWMLYLNVPIVFGLLGYLLYDVSSNSYQTYEIVGLVISMGIVLGTNGINVAHELGHRKGRMQRTLAKTLLLPSHYMHFYIEHNFGHHANAATAEDPATARYNQSVYSFWLTSTIRQYTSAWQLQMQLLKRDGASFLSINNDMLWYTLLQIGYLTTIFLIFDILGLTVALLAGVVGFLMLETVNYIEHYGLMRKKLPSGRYERVREVHSWNSNHVIGRIVLYELTRHSDHHYKSSKKYQILDYHDISPQMPFGYPTSMVLSFLPPLWFRLMNKRIPNEMKMAA, encoded by the coding sequence ATGAGCGATTTAAAATACCTGGCGGCCATAACCCTGCCCGTTTCTGCCGTAATTAGTATTTATTTTAAGGAATATTGGAGTTTCTTCACTCCTTTTTATGCATTTGTCTTCATTCCAATTTTAGAAATTTTGCTGCCGCACGATACTAGTAATCTTGAAGGTGCAAAAAGAGCGGAAAAGGAAAAAAGCAGATTGTTTGATTGGATGCTTTACCTGAATGTGCCCATTGTTTTTGGACTTCTGGGCTATTTGCTATATGATGTTTCCTCCAATTCCTATCAAACCTATGAAATTGTGGGCCTGGTAATCTCTATGGGTATTGTTTTGGGAACCAACGGAATCAATGTTGCACATGAATTAGGACATCGAAAAGGAAGAATGCAGCGCACCTTGGCCAAAACACTACTGTTACCATCGCATTACATGCATTTTTACATTGAACATAATTTTGGCCATCACGCAAATGCCGCTACTGCAGAGGACCCGGCAACCGCAAGGTACAACCAATCGGTATATTCTTTTTGGTTGACCTCTACCATCCGTCAGTATACAAGTGCTTGGCAATTACAAATGCAATTGCTTAAAAGGGATGGGGCTTCATTTCTCTCCATTAATAATGATATGTTATGGTACACGCTGCTCCAAATAGGATATTTAACAACCATTTTTCTAATTTTTGATATTCTTGGCCTTACGGTGGCCTTGTTAGCGGGTGTGGTCGGGTTTCTTATGTTGGAAACCGTGAATTATATTGAACACTACGGTTTAATGCGAAAAAAACTACCATCAGGAAGATACGAGCGTGTCCGGGAAGTACATTCTTGGAATAGCAATCATGTCATAGGTAGAATCGTCTTGTACGAACTCACCCGGCATAGCGATCATCATTATAAATCCTCTAAAAAATATCAAATCTTGGATTATCACGATATTTCACCTCAAATGCCTTTCGGCTACCCCACCTCTATGGTACTTTCCTTTTTACCACCGCTTTGGTTCAGGTTAATGAATAAAAGGATTCCCAATGAAATGAAAATGGCAGCATAG
- the gltX gene encoding glutamate--tRNA ligase, giving the protein MSQKVRVRFAPSPTGPLHIGGVRTALFNYLFAKKHGGDFILRIEDTDQNRYVEGAEQYIIDALNWCGIPFDEGPGKDGGHGPYRQSERKHLYKQYAKELVKKGKAYYAFDTSEKLDFHRKDHETKGKTFIYNWHNRLKLDNSLSLMPEELEKRLASGEDYVIRFLTTPDEKLKLNDVIRGAIEIDTNVLDDKVLFKSDGMPTYHLANIVDDHLMQITHVIRGEEWLPSLALHQQLYDAFEWEAPEFAHLPLIMKPVGKGKLSKRDGEKGGFPIFPLSWNESIGYKESGYFPEAVVNFLAMLGWNPGTEQELFSLEELVKAFSLERVNKSGARFDPDKTKWYNQCYLQKKNNTVLADLFEQELIAKTAVRKDEFSIAYLEKVVSLIKERATFVSDFWELSDYFFLAPSSYNDKAVKKQWKEDTPEIMKGVVNVLEGISDFTSEKTELELKSWISQQELSFGRVMAPLRLVLVGDMKGPHVFDIMSMIGKEESIARINTALKRLPKE; this is encoded by the coding sequence ATGAGCCAAAAAGTTCGAGTTCGTTTTGCACCCAGTCCAACAGGGCCATTACATATAGGCGGTGTACGCACCGCACTTTTCAATTATTTATTCGCCAAAAAGCATGGCGGGGATTTTATCCTCAGGATAGAGGATACGGACCAAAACAGATATGTGGAAGGGGCGGAGCAGTACATAATTGATGCGTTAAATTGGTGTGGAATCCCATTTGACGAAGGTCCGGGAAAGGATGGCGGACACGGCCCATACAGACAAAGTGAGCGTAAACATTTGTATAAGCAATATGCGAAGGAGCTGGTGAAAAAAGGTAAGGCATATTACGCCTTTGATACTTCAGAGAAATTGGATTTTCACCGAAAAGACCACGAAACAAAAGGCAAGACGTTCATCTATAATTGGCACAATCGCTTAAAGCTGGACAATTCCTTGTCGTTAATGCCCGAAGAACTAGAAAAGCGTTTGGCTTCTGGAGAGGATTATGTCATCCGTTTTTTGACAACTCCTGATGAAAAATTAAAGCTAAACGATGTGATAAGGGGAGCTATTGAGATTGATACCAATGTTTTGGATGATAAGGTCTTGTTCAAAAGTGACGGCATGCCAACCTATCATTTAGCGAATATCGTTGATGATCATTTAATGCAAATAACCCATGTAATTCGTGGCGAGGAGTGGTTGCCCTCCTTGGCACTTCACCAACAGCTGTATGATGCCTTTGAATGGGAAGCTCCCGAGTTTGCGCACTTGCCACTGATTATGAAACCGGTGGGAAAAGGAAAATTGAGCAAAAGAGATGGCGAAAAAGGAGGGTTTCCGATATTCCCGCTATCTTGGAACGAATCTATAGGATACAAAGAATCGGGATATTTTCCTGAGGCCGTTGTCAACTTTTTGGCTATGTTGGGTTGGAATCCGGGAACTGAGCAGGAATTGTTCAGTTTAGAAGAATTAGTAAAAGCGTTCAGTTTGGAACGGGTGAATAAATCTGGGGCAAGATTCGACCCTGATAAAACCAAATGGTATAATCAATGCTATTTGCAAAAAAAGAATAACACTGTTTTAGCTGACTTATTCGAGCAGGAGCTTATTGCTAAGACAGCTGTAAGGAAAGATGAATTTTCAATCGCTTATTTAGAAAAGGTGGTTTCTCTGATTAAGGAACGTGCCACCTTCGTAAGTGATTTCTGGGAGCTCAGCGATTATTTCTTTCTCGCACCATCATCATACAACGATAAGGCGGTAAAAAAACAATGGAAAGAAGACACGCCTGAAATAATGAAAGGGGTGGTAAATGTCTTAGAGGGGATTTCAGATTTCACCTCGGAAAAAACTGAATTGGAGTTAAAATCATGGATTTCACAACAGGAACTTTCTTTTGGAAGGGTCATGGCGCCCTTACGCCTGGTCTTAGTAGGCGACATGAAAGGCCCCCATGTTTTTGATATCATGTCAATGATTGGCAAAGAAGAGAGCATAGCGCGAATAAATACTGCCCTAAAAAGACTTCCCAAAGAGTAG
- the katG gene encoding catalase/peroxidase HPI: MGDDNHGKAWDVNNSSTANCPFLNGELNQAAGGGTTNRDWWPNMLNLNILRLHSSKADPMDEDFNYAEEFKSLDLAAVKKDLADLMTDSQDWWPADYGHYGPFFIRMAWHSAGTYRIADGRGGASTGNQRFAPLNSWPDNANLDKARLLLWPIKQKYGKKLSWADLMILTGNVAHETMGLPMFGFAGGREDIWQPEDDIYWGSETEWMGNKKRYAEENGELENPLGAAHMGLIYVNPEGHNANPDPLEAAHYIRDTFGRMAMNDYETVALIAGGHTFGKTHGAANPDDYVDVEPNAAGIELQSMGWMNKFNSGVGPDTITSGLEGAWTQSPTQWSHKYFENLFGFEWELTKSPAGAWQYKPVGDAGAGTVPDAHVEGKTHQPFMLVTDMSLRMDPAYEKISRHFLENPEEFKDAYARAWFKLTHRDMGPIERYLGPEVPKEELLWQDPVPAVDHELISDADANEIKKNILASGLTVSELVSTAWASASTYRDSDKRGGANGARVRLAPQKDWKANNPAQLEKVLDTLGRIQKEFYDNQSGSKKVSIADLIVLGGAAAIEKAANDAGHDVKVPFRAGRTDASQEKTDIEAFEALEPQADGFRNYTKQKFSVNTEELLVDKANLLTLTAPEMTVLVGGMRTLNANFDGSKHGVFTNRPGTLTNDFFVNLLDMGTIWKATDGDDSVFEGSDRKTGKVKWTGTRVDLILDLTRNFVLWPKCMEQMTEKKNLFGIS, encoded by the coding sequence ATGGGAGATGATAATCACGGCAAAGCATGGGATGTAAACAATTCATCCACTGCAAATTGTCCTTTTTTAAACGGGGAGCTTAATCAAGCCGCCGGGGGAGGAACCACTAATAGGGATTGGTGGCCGAATATGTTAAACCTAAACATCCTGAGGCTTCATTCTTCGAAGGCGGATCCTATGGATGAAGATTTTAATTATGCAGAAGAATTCAAATCTTTAGATTTAGCTGCGGTTAAAAAAGATTTGGCAGATTTAATGACGGATAGCCAAGATTGGTGGCCAGCAGATTATGGCCACTACGGACCATTTTTTATTCGGATGGCGTGGCATAGCGCCGGTACATACCGAATTGCCGATGGTCGCGGCGGCGCTAGTACGGGAAACCAACGCTTTGCGCCTTTAAATAGTTGGCCGGACAATGCGAACTTGGATAAAGCACGGTTATTGTTATGGCCCATTAAACAGAAGTATGGCAAAAAATTGTCATGGGCAGATTTGATGATTTTGACAGGTAATGTTGCTCACGAAACCATGGGATTACCTATGTTCGGTTTTGCTGGAGGACGTGAGGATATATGGCAGCCGGAAGACGATATTTATTGGGGCTCCGAAACAGAATGGATGGGGAACAAGAAACGTTATGCCGAAGAAAACGGAGAACTTGAAAACCCCCTTGGAGCCGCCCATATGGGACTTATTTACGTAAACCCGGAAGGGCACAATGCAAATCCAGATCCTCTAGAAGCAGCACATTATATACGCGACACTTTTGGGCGTATGGCCATGAACGATTATGAAACCGTTGCACTAATTGCAGGTGGGCATACTTTTGGTAAAACACATGGAGCTGCAAATCCGGATGATTATGTGGATGTTGAGCCAAATGCAGCCGGGATTGAGCTTCAAAGTATGGGCTGGATGAACAAGTTCAATAGTGGAGTAGGTCCAGATACCATTACTAGTGGTCTAGAAGGTGCGTGGACCCAAAGTCCTACACAATGGAGCCATAAATACTTTGAGAACTTATTCGGTTTCGAATGGGAGTTAACCAAAAGTCCCGCTGGAGCATGGCAGTATAAACCTGTTGGCGACGCTGGTGCCGGAACAGTTCCTGATGCGCATGTTGAGGGAAAAACCCATCAACCCTTTATGTTGGTAACCGATATGTCCTTGCGCATGGACCCAGCTTACGAAAAAATTTCAAGACACTTTTTGGAGAACCCAGAGGAGTTCAAAGATGCTTATGCTCGCGCTTGGTTTAAACTGACGCATCGTGATATGGGGCCCATTGAGCGCTATTTAGGACCTGAAGTTCCTAAGGAAGAGTTATTGTGGCAAGATCCGGTACCCGCTGTGGACCATGAGCTGATTAGTGATGCGGACGCAAATGAAATTAAGAAGAATATTCTAGCGTCAGGACTTACCGTTTCAGAATTGGTCTCCACTGCATGGGCTTCGGCATCTACCTATAGGGATTCAGATAAACGAGGTGGAGCAAATGGTGCACGAGTTCGCTTAGCGCCTCAGAAAGACTGGAAAGCTAACAATCCTGCGCAATTGGAGAAGGTTTTGGATACGTTGGGTCGAATTCAAAAAGAATTTTATGATAATCAGTCCGGTAGCAAAAAGGTTTCTATCGCCGATTTAATCGTCTTGGGTGGAGCGGCAGCCATAGAAAAGGCTGCAAATGATGCTGGACACGATGTAAAGGTACCTTTCCGAGCAGGAAGAACAGATGCTTCACAAGAAAAGACGGATATTGAAGCATTTGAGGCACTAGAGCCTCAAGCAGATGGTTTCCGAAATTATACGAAGCAAAAATTCTCTGTGAATACAGAGGAGTTATTGGTCGACAAGGCTAACCTATTGACATTGACGGCACCGGAGATGACGGTATTGGTTGGTGGTATGCGTACCTTGAACGCTAATTTTGATGGCTCCAAGCATGGTGTTTTCACCAATAGACCAGGAACATTAACAAATGACTTCTTTGTAAACCTATTGGATATGGGCACGATCTGGAAAGCCACGGATGGCGATGATTCGGTTTTTGAAGGAAGTGACCGTAAAACAGGTAAGGTTAAGTGGACCGGGACAAGGGTGGATTTGATTTTGGATCTAACTCGGAACTTCGTGCTTTGGCCGAAGTGTATGGAACAAATGACGGAAAAGAAAAATTTGTTCGGGATTTCGTAA
- a CDS encoding SPFH domain-containing protein, translating into MGSFIWIPILIFLGLLILSFVFIVKQQTAAIIETFGKFSSIRQSGLQFKIPFVQRIAGRLSLKIQQLDVIIETKTLDDVFVRLKVSVQYKVIREKVYDAFYKLDYPHEQITSYVFDVVRAEVPKMKLDDVFVKKDDIALAVKAELNDAMSDYGFDIIKTLVTDIDPDAQVKAAMNRINASEREKIAAQFEGDAARILIVEKAKAEAESKRLQGQGIADQRREIARGLEESVEVLNKVGINSQEASALIVVTQHYDTLQSIGEETNTNLILLPNSPQAGSDMLNNMVASFTASNMIGESMKKTNVKKKE; encoded by the coding sequence ATGGGTAGCTTTATTTGGATTCCGATTTTAATTTTCTTGGGGTTATTAATTTTGTCTTTTGTTTTTATTGTCAAGCAGCAGACAGCAGCTATTATTGAGACTTTTGGGAAGTTCAGTAGTATACGACAATCGGGACTGCAGTTCAAGATTCCCTTTGTTCAGCGCATTGCAGGACGTTTAAGTCTTAAGATTCAACAATTGGATGTAATCATTGAAACGAAAACACTGGACGACGTGTTTGTGCGACTTAAAGTGTCCGTGCAATACAAAGTAATCAGGGAGAAGGTTTATGATGCCTTTTATAAGCTTGACTATCCCCATGAACAGATTACTTCCTACGTTTTTGATGTGGTACGTGCTGAAGTGCCAAAAATGAAGCTAGATGATGTATTCGTTAAGAAGGACGATATAGCATTGGCCGTAAAAGCGGAATTGAACGACGCGATGTCTGACTACGGATTTGATATTATAAAAACCTTAGTTACGGATATAGATCCAGATGCCCAAGTAAAAGCCGCTATGAACCGAATTAACGCCTCTGAGCGTGAAAAGATTGCCGCTCAGTTTGAGGGTGATGCCGCTAGAATCCTTATCGTGGAGAAAGCTAAGGCCGAAGCTGAGAGTAAACGCTTACAAGGTCAGGGTATTGCGGATCAGCGACGTGAAATTGCGCGTGGTTTAGAGGAATCCGTAGAAGTATTGAACAAAGTTGGGATAAATTCTCAAGAGGCTTCTGCTTTGATTGTAGTGACCCAACACTACGATACGCTGCAAAGTATTGGAGAAGAAACCAACACCAACTTAATTCTATTGCCCAATTCGCCACAGGCCGGAAGTGACATGTTGAATAATATGGTGGCTTCCTTTACGGCGAGCAACATGATAGGTGAGTCGATGAAGAAGACCAACGTAAAGAAAAAGGAATAA